The Akkermansia sp. N21116 genome includes a region encoding these proteins:
- a CDS encoding SLC13 family permease encodes MNMGYMDALHSFLLAWKEPITLILFINTYLWVGIGHGRSLRLDRTGFALIGAISMMVFGCITFPEAIQSIDFHTLALVFSLMVISAQLHYSGFYTMLGNRLSAYMDRPVLSMFILMMCGAVFSSFFNNTIIALAVAPVLVSVALAKKLNPSPFLIALCMCNNGSMTIIGNPQNVFIGEYAKLSFLDYTKFALVPVMACALACFGICWLLGRKNFQLQEGSQAALPELEHPFSMQGSVKGLSAMLFLILAFILTDWDHGIVALFVAGIMLCSHTWSSRIILGRVDWQTILLFMGLFVIIGAFNINDLGCQMVDLLQHWNVNLDEPMTMILAATGLSNLINNTAAVMLLSQVTDLAANPRTAYALALSNSLTGNLILVGSLSNLIMIQTAEQAGLRISMRRFFMYGLPCTVASILILTGWFYVTT; translated from the coding sequence ATGAACATGGGATACATGGATGCCCTTCATTCCTTCTTACTGGCATGGAAGGAGCCGATTACATTGATTCTCTTTATCAATACGTATCTATGGGTCGGTATTGGTCACGGGCGTTCCCTGCGGCTGGATCGTACGGGGTTTGCTTTGATCGGAGCCATTTCGATGATGGTGTTCGGTTGCATAACGTTTCCTGAGGCGATTCAAAGTATTGACTTCCATACTCTTGCACTTGTGTTTTCCCTGATGGTGATTTCGGCGCAGCTTCATTACTCAGGGTTTTACACCATGCTGGGCAACAGGCTTTCTGCGTATATGGATCGTCCTGTTTTGTCGATGTTCATCCTGATGATGTGCGGGGCTGTGTTTTCTTCGTTCTTTAACAATACGATCATTGCCCTAGCTGTAGCGCCTGTGTTGGTATCCGTTGCTCTGGCCAAGAAGTTGAATCCCTCTCCGTTTCTGATTGCTCTGTGCATGTGCAACAATGGAAGTATGACGATCATTGGCAATCCGCAGAACGTGTTTATCGGGGAATATGCCAAATTGTCTTTTCTGGATTATACGAAATTTGCCCTTGTTCCGGTGATGGCATGTGCTCTCGCTTGTTTTGGGATTTGCTGGCTGTTGGGACGTAAGAACTTCCAGCTACAGGAGGGTAGCCAGGCGGCCTTGCCGGAATTGGAGCATCCGTTCAGCATGCAGGGATCGGTCAAGGGATTGTCGGCAATGTTATTCCTGATTTTGGCTTTTATCCTGACGGACTGGGATCATGGAATTGTGGCCTTGTTTGTGGCGGGGATCATGCTTTGCAGCCATACGTGGTCGAGCCGTATTATTCTGGGGCGTGTGGATTGGCAGACAATTTTGCTTTTCATGGGCCTCTTCGTCATTATAGGAGCTTTCAATATCAATGACCTGGGATGTCAAATGGTTGATTTGCTCCAGCATTGGAACGTGAATTTGGACGAGCCCATGACGATGATTCTGGCGGCAACCGGGCTAAGTAACCTGATTAACAACACGGCGGCCGTGATGTTACTCAGTCAGGTGACGGATTTGGCAGCCAATCCGCGTACGGCTTATGCTCTGGCTTTGTCCAATTCACTGACAGGCAATCTCATTCTTGTCGGCAGCCTGTCGAATTTGATTATGATCCAGACGGCGGAGCAAGCGGGACTGAGGATTTCTATGAGGAGATTCTTTATGTACGGCCTGCCTTGTACGGTTGCCTCCATCCTGATTCTGACAGGGTGGTTTTATGTGACGACTTGA
- a CDS encoding YkgJ family cysteine cluster protein, producing the protein MCEDIQGKVLYRCVRCGACCRWEGNVCVEPEEIEAIAGFLGMDEDFFIEQYCQLRENRQGLSLKDGPDGACIMLEHNDCKINPVKPVQCRNFPNGWNFPGWRDRCRAVPDERSRENNEP; encoded by the coding sequence ATGTGTGAAGATATCCAGGGGAAGGTGCTCTACCGTTGTGTCCGATGCGGGGCTTGTTGCCGCTGGGAGGGGAATGTCTGTGTGGAGCCGGAGGAGATTGAGGCAATTGCCGGATTTTTGGGAATGGACGAAGATTTCTTCATTGAACAATACTGCCAATTGAGGGAAAACAGACAGGGGCTTTCCCTCAAGGATGGCCCCGACGGTGCTTGCATCATGCTGGAGCATAACGACTGCAAGATTAATCCGGTCAAGCCCGTTCAATGCCGCAATTTCCCCAATGGGTGGAATTTCCCGGGATGGAGGGACAGGTGCCGGGCTGTTCCGGATGAAAGATCACGAGAGAACAACGAGCCATGA
- a CDS encoding SpoIIE family protein phosphatase, with product MDLPAHHQHGQEVFTWDQVNLALEAAEEGFFIWNIEKNDIHYTDRCLKMMGYGRDELAPNIFTQSDQVVYEEDRAFFDLEVRRYLESLNPIIPMRIEIRIRNNRSSGWMWIRVNGKAKYDKHRKPIELVGVFVDITRRKTSELRAQEERELFRTLIDHIPNNIYVKNRDSRFVMANAATARKLQVPTPADVIGKTDKDFFDKSMSDISRREEKEIMETGKSIIGRLHQETWNDGKETWGMVSKFPWYGSSGQLKGLVGISSDVTKLVRAEQAIKKTAQLLKERNDALEKEVDLAREIQLALLPYEIPSRSYQASDIQRKLTFHHIFAPSEGVAGDWFDVFPVGETGVGAIVCDVMGHGIRAALIASMLRGIMEQLIHLAMHPDQLLESLNHQLSKILSHANITMFATAVYVYIDLQMKTISLSSAGHPMPILMHQDGHAGTLSLPRGLALGILDGSKYSSVELPLESGSRLLLYTDGLTEAHNDKDDELGAARVISYLEKRDPQSIRDFVLSTLKCAAKFTGCSSLSDDICLLGIRYDEKADSERGDLGLGL from the coding sequence ATGGATCTACCCGCCCACCATCAACACGGACAAGAGGTTTTCACCTGGGATCAGGTCAACCTGGCTCTCGAAGCGGCGGAAGAAGGTTTTTTTATCTGGAATATCGAGAAAAACGACATCCATTACACGGATCGCTGCCTCAAAATGATGGGGTACGGTCGTGACGAACTGGCACCGAACATTTTTACTCAGTCCGACCAGGTCGTCTATGAAGAAGACAGGGCATTCTTCGACCTTGAAGTAAGACGTTACCTCGAAAGCCTCAATCCGATCATACCCATGAGGATCGAAATCCGCATCCGCAACAACCGTTCCAGCGGCTGGATGTGGATTCGTGTCAACGGTAAGGCCAAGTACGATAAACACAGAAAACCGATCGAACTCGTCGGGGTCTTCGTCGACATCACCCGACGCAAGACCTCCGAACTCCGGGCTCAAGAAGAACGCGAACTGTTCCGTACCCTGATCGACCATATTCCCAACAACATCTACGTCAAAAACAGGGACTCGCGTTTCGTCATGGCCAATGCCGCTACCGCCCGCAAACTGCAAGTCCCCACCCCGGCCGACGTCATCGGTAAAACCGATAAAGACTTTTTCGACAAGAGCATGAGTGACATCTCACGCCGTGAAGAAAAAGAAATCATGGAAACGGGCAAATCCATCATCGGACGACTCCATCAGGAAACATGGAATGACGGGAAGGAAACATGGGGCATGGTCAGCAAATTCCCCTGGTACGGCAGCTCCGGCCAATTGAAAGGACTTGTCGGCATCTCCAGCGACGTCACCAAACTCGTCCGGGCCGAGCAGGCCATCAAAAAGACGGCTCAACTGCTCAAGGAACGCAACGATGCTCTGGAAAAAGAAGTCGACCTCGCCCGGGAAATCCAACTGGCCCTGCTGCCATACGAAATTCCCTCCCGCAGCTACCAGGCATCGGACATTCAGCGCAAACTCACCTTCCACCACATTTTCGCTCCGTCCGAAGGCGTTGCCGGAGACTGGTTCGATGTTTTTCCCGTTGGAGAAACGGGTGTTGGAGCTATCGTCTGCGATGTCATGGGACACGGCATCCGGGCAGCCCTCATCGCCTCCATGCTGCGCGGTATCATGGAACAACTGATCCACTTGGCCATGCATCCGGACCAGCTCCTGGAATCCTTGAATCATCAGCTTTCCAAAATCCTTTCCCATGCCAACATCACGATGTTCGCAACTGCCGTCTATGTTTACATCGACCTGCAGATGAAAACCATTTCGCTGTCCTCCGCCGGCCACCCAATGCCGATTCTCATGCATCAAGACGGTCATGCGGGCACACTGTCCCTTCCCCGGGGACTTGCCTTGGGAATCCTTGACGGTTCCAAATACAGCAGTGTTGAACTTCCTCTTGAATCCGGAAGCCGCCTTCTTCTGTATACAGACGGACTCACCGAAGCCCACAACGACAAGGACGACGAACTCGGCGCAGCCCGGGTCATTTCCTATCTGGAAAAGAGGGATCCGCAAAGTATCCGCGACTTTGTCCTGAGCACTCTCAAATGCGCAGCCAAATTTACCGGCTGTTCGAGTCTCTCCGACGACATCTGCCTGCTAGGCATCCGCTACGATGAAAAAGCCGACTCGGAACGGGGCGATCTAGGACTCGGTCTCTAA
- the nuoD gene encoding NADH dehydrogenase (quinone) subunit D: MKTRTKTFVMPDPTAGADYLAETLDTLGETVTLNMGPSHPATHGVLRLILELDGEEVLSCDPVIGHLHRGIEKIGETIQYNQFVPYTDRFDYLAPISNNIAYACAVEKLLDWELPERGQALRVLALELSRIGSHLLDVGVGSMDVGAMTVFLYTYNEREKVHNFYEQLTGARFTSSFTRIGGQIHDMPEGMDKEVLRFCDECSKTLDEADNLLLKNNIFMNRMKDIGIISRQDALGYGLTGIHLRASGVQRDLRKLNPYLGYENYEFDVPVGEIGDCYDRYLCRLEELRQSIRIIRQVLQTMPQGPINMVDQKGTLPEKRRVLTGMEELIRQFMSTTEGVNAPAGQVYFAAENPKGELGFMIDSKGGGIPNRLRMRSPSFCTLSILPKLIPGHLVSDIPAILGSFDFVQGECDR; the protein is encoded by the coding sequence ATGAAGACGAGAACCAAAACTTTCGTAATGCCCGATCCTACGGCAGGCGCGGATTATCTTGCAGAAACCCTTGACACTTTAGGAGAGACAGTAACCCTGAACATGGGGCCATCCCACCCTGCCACCCACGGAGTACTGCGCTTGATCCTGGAACTGGACGGGGAAGAAGTCCTCTCCTGCGATCCTGTCATCGGACACCTTCATCGCGGCATAGAAAAAATCGGTGAAACCATTCAATACAATCAGTTTGTCCCTTACACCGACCGCTTCGATTACCTGGCTCCCATTTCCAACAACATCGCCTACGCCTGCGCCGTAGAAAAACTGCTCGACTGGGAACTCCCGGAACGCGGCCAAGCCCTGCGCGTTCTTGCTCTGGAACTTTCGCGTATCGGTTCCCACCTTTTGGACGTCGGTGTCGGCTCCATGGACGTCGGTGCCATGACCGTCTTCCTCTACACGTACAACGAGCGTGAAAAAGTACACAACTTCTATGAACAGTTGACCGGAGCCCGCTTCACCTCGTCCTTCACACGCATCGGAGGCCAGATCCACGACATGCCCGAAGGCATGGACAAGGAAGTCCTGCGCTTCTGCGACGAATGTTCCAAGACACTCGATGAGGCCGACAACCTCCTCCTCAAAAACAACATCTTCATGAACCGCATGAAGGACATCGGCATCATCTCACGCCAGGATGCCCTCGGATACGGCCTTACCGGCATCCACCTTCGTGCCAGCGGCGTCCAGCGGGACCTCCGCAAACTCAATCCCTACCTCGGGTACGAAAACTACGAATTCGACGTCCCGGTCGGCGAAATCGGAGACTGCTATGACCGCTATCTCTGCCGCCTTGAAGAACTCCGCCAATCCATCCGCATCATCCGACAAGTTCTTCAAACCATGCCTCAGGGGCCCATCAACATGGTGGATCAAAAAGGCACTCTGCCGGAAAAACGTCGCGTCCTTACCGGCATGGAAGAACTTATCCGCCAGTTCATGTCCACGACGGAAGGCGTCAACGCTCCGGCAGGCCAAGTCTATTTCGCTGCCGAAAACCCGAAGGGAGAACTTGGTTTCATGATCGACTCGAAGGGAGGCGGCATACCGAACCGTCTGCGCATGCGCTCCCCCTCCTTCTGCACGCTTTCCATCCTGCCCAAACTGATCCCCGGCCACCTCGTCTCCGACATTCCGGCCATTCTCGGCTCGTTCGACTTCGTGCAAGGCGAATGTGACCGTTGA
- a CDS encoding NAD(P)H-dependent oxidoreductase subunit E: MSEHTENAIEATIAHQPSPGEQYYPPFAPSPELDAEADRLIAQYPEGQSQSAVLPVLHVIQKKFGYISGEAMTWTAAKIGSTPAHVLGIVTFYPGLRQMCPGKFHLRVCKTLTCGMSGGEELVDVLCSKLSIDRKAMTHETPIAVSPDGKWSIEFVECLANCGEGPNILVNDKLHSRMTPDKADELISLYQNA, from the coding sequence ATGTCCGAACATACAGAGAACGCCATTGAGGCAACTATCGCCCACCAGCCCTCTCCCGGTGAACAGTATTATCCCCCGTTTGCCCCTTCCCCGGAACTTGACGCCGAAGCAGACCGCCTGATCGCTCAATACCCCGAAGGCCAAAGCCAGTCGGCCGTCCTGCCCGTCCTGCACGTCATCCAGAAAAAATTCGGCTACATCTCCGGTGAAGCCATGACATGGACTGCAGCTAAGATCGGTTCGACTCCCGCCCACGTTCTGGGCATCGTCACTTTCTACCCCGGACTTCGCCAAATGTGTCCCGGAAAATTCCATCTCCGGGTCTGCAAAACGCTGACATGCGGAATGTCCGGAGGAGAGGAACTCGTCGATGTCCTCTGCTCCAAACTTTCCATTGACCGGAAAGCCATGACGCACGAGACGCCCATTGCCGTCAGTCCCGATGGAAAATGGAGCATCGAATTCGTAGAATGCCTAGCCAACTGCGGAGAAGGCCCCAACATCCTTGTCAACGACAAGCTCCACTCGCGCATGACCCCGGACAAGGCTGACGAACTCATCTCCCTTTACCAGAACGCCTGA
- the nuoF gene encoding NADH-quinone oxidoreductase subunit NuoF: MIFKNVDRAGWDTSIETYLADGGYQQLKKALSMEPKSIIDEVKKSGLRGRGGAGFPTGVKWTFIPPNNTKPVYLICNCDESEPGTFKDRFVVHQDPHQLLEGMIISCYAVGAHLAYIYMREEFPIAAEIVNKALDEARANNFLGKNILGSGYDLEIHLHRGAGAYICGEETSLINSIEGLRPYPRIKPPFFPAAIGLYGCPTIVNNVESLCHVKHIIGMGGETYSQMGAQRSPGTRIIGVSGDVKKPGYYEIISGSITFGELLYDLCGGPRDGHTFKAVIPGGSSSKIMRCDTPLKLNGKDITFFDIPLDLDSIAQCGSMAGSGAVIVMDDSRSMPWVLNNINKFYAHESCGQCTPCREGCPWMVKLTNRILAGKASAEDVDLLLQVANQIEGKTVCAFGEAASWPVQAMLAKFREEFIALTQPINALLPHNPEAKEQVKYLVRD, translated from the coding sequence ATGATCTTCAAGAACGTGGACCGCGCCGGATGGGATACATCCATTGAGACGTACCTTGCAGACGGTGGCTACCAGCAGTTGAAAAAAGCTCTCTCCATGGAGCCCAAGAGCATTATTGACGAAGTGAAGAAATCCGGTTTGCGCGGTCGCGGCGGCGCAGGTTTCCCAACCGGAGTCAAGTGGACTTTCATCCCGCCGAACAACACCAAGCCCGTTTACCTCATCTGCAACTGCGACGAATCCGAACCCGGTACCTTCAAGGACCGCTTCGTCGTCCATCAGGATCCTCACCAGCTTCTGGAAGGGATGATCATTTCCTGCTATGCCGTCGGTGCACACCTCGCCTACATTTACATGCGTGAGGAATTCCCGATTGCAGCGGAAATCGTTAACAAGGCATTGGATGAAGCCCGGGCCAACAACTTCCTCGGTAAAAATATCCTCGGCTCCGGGTACGATCTGGAAATCCATCTCCACCGCGGTGCCGGCGCCTATATCTGCGGCGAAGAAACCTCACTTATCAATTCCATCGAAGGTCTGCGCCCCTACCCGCGTATCAAGCCTCCCTTCTTCCCTGCCGCCATCGGCCTCTATGGATGTCCGACCATCGTCAACAACGTCGAATCTCTCTGTCACGTCAAGCACATCATCGGCATGGGAGGTGAAACCTACTCCCAAATGGGAGCCCAGCGTTCCCCCGGTACCCGTATTATCGGAGTATCCGGCGACGTAAAGAAGCCCGGCTATTATGAAATCATATCCGGCTCCATCACCTTCGGCGAACTGCTCTATGACCTCTGCGGCGGTCCCCGAGATGGACACACTTTTAAAGCCGTCATTCCCGGAGGTTCTTCCTCCAAGATTATGCGTTGCGACACCCCATTGAAGCTCAATGGAAAAGATATCACCTTCTTCGATATCCCGCTCGACCTCGACAGCATTGCCCAATGCGGTTCCATGGCCGGCTCCGGCGCGGTCATCGTCATGGACGACTCGCGTTCCATGCCTTGGGTTCTGAATAACATTAACAAGTTCTATGCTCACGAATCCTGCGGACAGTGCACTCCCTGCCGCGAAGGATGCCCCTGGATGGTCAAACTCACCAACCGCATACTCGCCGGCAAGGCCTCAGCGGAAGACGTCGATCTCCTCCTGCAGGTAGCCAACCAGATCGAAGGAAAAACGGTTTGCGCCTTCGGCGAAGCCGCTTCCTGGCCGGTTCAGGCCATGCTCGCCAAATTCCGTGAAGAATTCATCGCTCTGACCCAACCGATCAACGCCCTGCTTCCGCACAACCCCGAAGCGAAGGAACAAGTTAAATACCTTGTTCGAGACTAA
- a CDS encoding molybdopterin-dependent oxidoreductase, whose amino-acid sequence MSEETLKLPKDIAAEQGKVNVQINGTWYMFPRGMRIIEACQSVGIYVPRFCYHPKLVISGSCRMCLVEQGMPPRPAPGQAPQYNADGYQTIQWMPRPIISCANTVAENMGIKTDSPLAREVRRGVLEFYLTNHPLDCPICDQAGECRLQEFSSDYGQPTSRFTEMKTKKGKDLEIGPRVNLDQERCVLCGRCVRFMRDVAGDEVLSMSQRGTHNAITIFPGRQLDSNYSLNTVDLCPVGALTSKDFRFKMRVWFLKSTPTIDVNCGTGTNINVWSRGNEVFRITPRQNDEVNSCWMPDSHRLNYKYINSDQRIPQPVIRTDAGAPHRHTTWESAIASTAESIRRVGAGKMAIIASARMTNEELYLTRKLTDLISTTTLAIVPRMGKGDDMLISPDGNPNTTGAGLLLGLTKSSKKLPSIIEGIRNGTIKGLLVLGEDLTEATAGCTEDDLAKLDYLAVVTHSANPTAKNADIVLPGVTFAEKFGTMINTTGRIQRLNRAIMPQGQARDDWQILRDLCTAFGADETISKLSSSQEILQLIVGECPEFEGVTWGAIGDQGKQLIETGVTIPLIEREKASRGR is encoded by the coding sequence ATGAGCGAAGAAACTCTCAAACTTCCCAAGGACATCGCCGCTGAACAGGGCAAAGTAAACGTCCAAATCAATGGTACCTGGTACATGTTCCCCCGCGGCATGCGTATCATCGAAGCCTGCCAGTCCGTCGGCATCTACGTTCCCCGCTTCTGCTACCACCCCAAGCTGGTCATCTCCGGTTCCTGCCGCATGTGCCTTGTTGAACAAGGTATGCCTCCCCGCCCAGCTCCCGGCCAAGCCCCTCAATACAATGCGGACGGTTACCAGACTATCCAATGGATGCCCCGCCCCATCATTTCCTGCGCTAACACGGTAGCGGAAAATATGGGAATCAAAACGGACAGTCCCCTCGCCCGGGAAGTCCGTCGCGGCGTGCTGGAATTCTACCTTACCAACCACCCCCTCGACTGCCCGATCTGCGACCAGGCCGGAGAATGCCGACTGCAGGAATTTTCCTCCGACTACGGTCAACCCACCAGCCGCTTCACGGAAATGAAGACCAAGAAGGGCAAAGATCTGGAAATCGGTCCCCGCGTCAACCTCGACCAGGAACGCTGTGTCCTCTGCGGTCGTTGTGTCCGCTTCATGCGAGACGTAGCCGGCGATGAAGTCCTCAGCATGTCCCAGCGCGGCACTCACAATGCCATCACGATTTTCCCCGGTCGGCAACTCGACAGTAACTATTCGTTGAACACCGTTGACCTCTGTCCCGTAGGAGCGCTGACATCCAAGGACTTCCGTTTCAAAATGCGCGTATGGTTCCTGAAGTCCACGCCGACTATCGACGTAAACTGCGGTACCGGCACCAACATCAACGTCTGGTCCCGCGGCAACGAAGTCTTCCGTATCACCCCACGGCAGAACGATGAGGTCAACTCGTGCTGGATGCCGGATTCGCACCGTCTCAACTACAAGTATATCAATTCCGACCAGCGTATTCCCCAGCCCGTCATCCGCACAGATGCAGGAGCTCCGCATCGCCACACTACCTGGGAATCCGCCATCGCATCCACAGCGGAATCCATCCGGCGGGTCGGTGCAGGCAAGATGGCTATCATCGCCTCCGCCCGCATGACCAACGAAGAACTCTACCTCACCCGGAAGCTGACGGACCTGATCAGTACGACGACCCTCGCCATCGTTCCCCGCATGGGCAAAGGAGACGACATGCTGATCTCCCCCGACGGCAACCCCAACACCACGGGAGCCGGACTCCTTTTGGGGCTAACCAAGTCCAGCAAGAAGCTTCCCTCCATCATCGAAGGCATCCGTAACGGTACCATCAAGGGGCTCCTCGTCCTGGGTGAAGACCTCACGGAAGCCACTGCCGGTTGCACGGAAGACGACCTCGCCAAGCTCGATTACCTGGCCGTTGTCACGCACTCAGCCAACCCAACGGCCAAGAACGCAGACATTGTGCTGCCCGGAGTAACCTTCGCTGAAAAATTCGGAACGATGATCAACACCACAGGCCGCATCCAGCGCCTCAACCGCGCTATCATGCCCCAGGGCCAAGCCCGTGACGACTGGCAAATCCTGCGCGACCTTTGCACGGCATTCGGAGCCGATGAAACGATTTCCAAGCTTTCAAGCTCCCAGGAAATCCTCCAGCTCATCGTCGGGGAATGTCCCGAGTTTGAGGGAGTCACCTGGGGGGCCATTGGAGACCAGGGCAAACAACTCATTGAAACCGGCGTTACCATCCCGCTGATCGAACGGGAAAAAGCCAGCCGAGGCCGTTAA
- a CDS encoding NADH-quinone oxidoreductase subunit H → METILRFFDELLSTPVWFYLITTIAKLVICFAITIAFVPVSVLIERRVCAFIQDRVGPNRVGIPLTIFRRFGSKKEVPFSCLLDKLGLPHDGRAAELLKFLRLDRDIALFGLLQPAVDGAKLFLKQDFTPPFVRKVYFWVAPALVMAAPLMCAAVIPFSGNLETPYGNINMVVANLGVGPLWIFAIAAISVYGLVLAGWASNSKYPLMGALRTSAQMISYEVSMGLSVIPLLMIYGYLNLTDMVQYQADNGWMLLPLWGEGLSWQRWILLLPIGISFIIFLTSVFAESNRTPFDMSECETDLVGGYHTEYSSMKFALFFMGEYAAMVVGSALVITLFLGGWSMGFGLDSFVPAQASCLASHCGLDGTWAGYVGNWVTVALQLIAFLLKLFFFVFFFVWVRWTLPRFRYDQVMKLGWLVFFEAALVNIFITAAIIYFIP, encoded by the coding sequence ATGGAAACCATTCTCCGCTTCTTCGATGAACTGCTGAGCACCCCCGTCTGGTTCTACCTGATTACGACCATCGCCAAGCTGGTCATCTGCTTTGCCATTACCATCGCCTTCGTCCCCGTCTCCGTCCTGATCGAACGCCGCGTCTGCGCCTTCATTCAGGATCGTGTCGGTCCCAACCGCGTCGGTATCCCCCTCACTATCTTCCGTCGCTTCGGTAGTAAGAAAGAAGTCCCTTTCTCCTGCCTGCTGGACAAATTGGGGCTTCCGCACGACGGTCGTGCCGCCGAATTGCTCAAGTTCCTGAGACTTGACCGCGACATTGCCCTGTTCGGTCTGTTGCAGCCCGCCGTTGACGGAGCCAAGCTCTTCCTTAAACAGGACTTCACTCCCCCCTTCGTCCGCAAAGTTTATTTCTGGGTTGCTCCCGCCCTCGTCATGGCGGCACCCCTGATGTGTGCCGCCGTCATCCCGTTCTCCGGCAATCTGGAAACGCCCTACGGCAACATCAACATGGTCGTCGCCAACCTCGGCGTCGGGCCTCTGTGGATCTTCGCCATCGCCGCCATCTCAGTATACGGCCTCGTCCTTGCAGGCTGGGCCTCCAACTCCAAGTATCCTCTGATGGGCGCCCTCCGCACATCCGCCCAGATGATTTCCTATGAAGTCTCGATGGGACTCTCCGTCATCCCCCTCCTGATGATCTACGGCTACCTCAACCTCACCGACATGGTTCAATACCAAGCCGACAACGGTTGGATGCTTCTGCCGCTGTGGGGCGAAGGCCTCTCCTGGCAGCGTTGGATTCTCCTGCTGCCTATCGGTATCAGCTTCATCATCTTCCTGACCTCCGTTTTCGCAGAATCCAACCGTACACCCTTCGATATGTCCGAATGCGAAACCGACCTCGTCGGCGGCTATCATACGGAATATTCTTCCATGAAGTTCGCCCTCTTCTTCATGGGCGAATACGCAGCCATGGTCGTCGGTTCCGCCTTGGTCATCACACTCTTCCTCGGAGGCTGGTCCATGGGCTTCGGACTGGACAGTTTCGTCCCCGCACAAGCCAGCTGCCTGGCTTCCCATTGCGGACTGGACGGCACCTGGGCCGGCTACGTCGGCAACTGGGTCACCGTCGCCCTGCAACTCATCGCTTTCCTGTTGAAGCTTTTCTTCTTCGTCTTCTTCTTCGTCTGGGTGCGTTGGACCCTTCCCCGTTTCCGTTACGACCAGGTCATGAAACTCGGCTGGCTCGTCTTCTTTGAAGCGGCTCTGGTCAACATCTTCATCACTGCCGCCATCATTTACTTCATCCCGTAA
- a CDS encoding NADH-quinone oxidoreductase subunit I — translation MAYKILKRPKLSISDRFYLKAVFGGLVITLKHIFLSLIGKSHGKEMLGGSGTGVTMQYPEYRWDKNLPKYYRGMPSLVRGDDGRERCVSCQLCEFICPARAITITPGEIDPSSPYAKVEKAPKEFEIDMLRCIYCGMCEEACPEQAIFMSQEYLLTPQSHEESIHNKAKLYELGGTRKGLINKWNQYK, via the coding sequence ATGGCCTACAAGATACTCAAGCGCCCCAAGCTTTCCATCTCCGACAGGTTCTACCTGAAAGCGGTGTTTGGCGGCCTCGTGATTACGCTGAAACACATCTTCCTGTCCCTGATCGGCAAATCGCACGGTAAAGAAATGCTCGGCGGTTCCGGTACGGGCGTTACCATGCAGTACCCCGAATACAGATGGGACAAGAACCTGCCCAAGTACTACCGCGGCATGCCCTCCCTGGTACGTGGCGACGACGGACGCGAACGCTGCGTCTCCTGCCAGCTCTGCGAATTCATCTGCCCGGCCCGCGCCATCACCATCACTCCGGGGGAAATCGATCCTTCATCGCCCTATGCCAAGGTAGAAAAAGCGCCCAAAGAGTTCGAAATCGACATGCTCCGCTGCATCTACTGCGGCATGTGTGAAGAAGCCTGTCCTGAACAAGCCATCTTCATGTCCCAGGAATACCTGCTCACTCCGCAAAGCCATGAGGAATCCATCCATAACAAGGCCAAGCTCTACGAATTGGGCGGTACCCGGAAGGGATTGATTAACAAGTGGAACCAGTACAAATAA